One window of Quercus robur chromosome 5, dhQueRobu3.1, whole genome shotgun sequence genomic DNA carries:
- the LOC126727455 gene encoding ubiquitin receptor RAD23b-like — MKLTVKTLKGSHFEIRVQPSDTVMAVKKNIEDVQGKDNYPCGQQLLIHNGKVLKDETTLADNNVSEDGFLVVMLSKSKTLSSSGASSTQPASTNPPTTAPTSIPPAPEAPVQAPASKSTSSASDTGAANAPTVAYGQAASNLVAGNTLEQTIQQIMDMGGGNWDRETVTRALRAAFNNPERAVDYLYSGIPETAEVAVPVAQIPESLATETGGATAPVSGAPNSSPLNMFPQETLAAAGGGGGGLGSLEFLRNNQQFQALRSMVQANPQILQPMLQELGKQNPQLLRLIQEHHAEFLQLINEPLEGSEGDAFDQPEQDLPHAVHVTPAEQEAIERLEGMGFDRALVIEAFLACDRNEELAANYLLENAGDFED, encoded by the exons ATGAAGCTCACTGTGAAGACTCTCAAAGGCAGCCATTTTGAAATTAGGGTTCAACCCTCCGACACC GTTATGGCTGTCAAGAAGAACATTGAAGATGTGCAAGGAAAAGACAATTACCCATGTGGACAGCAGTTGTTGATTCACAATGGGAAGGTCTTGAAGGATGAAACCACGCTAGCGGACAACAATGTTTCCGAAGATGGTTTTCTTGTTGTCATGCTTAGCAAG AGTAAAACATTGAGCTCATCAGGGGCCTCATCTACTCAG CCTGCTTCTACAAATCCACCTACAACGGCACCTACCTCAATCCCTCCTGCACCTGAAGCTCCTGTACAAGCACC GGCCTCGAAGAGCACATCATCTGCTTCAGACACAGGAGCAGCTAA TGCTCCTACTGTTGCCTATGGACAAGCTGCTTCAAATCTAGTTGCTGGTAATACTCTTGAGCAGACTATTCAACAAATAATGGATATGGGTGGTGGCAACTGGGACAGAGAAACAGTTACCCGTGCACTTCGAGCAGCTTTTAACAACCCAGAGCGAGCTGTGGATTACTTATACTCA GGTATTCCAGAAACAGCAGAAGTTGCAGTACCAGTGGCTCAAATCCCAGAAAGTCTGGCAACTGAAACAGGTGGTGCCACTGCACCTGTCTCTGGAGCACCTAACTCATCACCCTTGAATATGTTTCCAcag GAGACACTTGCTGCTGCTGGTGGCGGAGGCGGAGGACTTGGATCCCTTGAATTTCTTAGGAACAATCAACAG TTTCAAGCACTGCGATCAATGGTGCAAGCAAATCCACAGATATTACAG CCCATGCTTCAGGAGCTCGGAAAGCAAAATCCCCAGCTTTTAAGACTAATTCAGGAGCACCATGCAGAGTTTCTTCAGTTGATAAATGAACCTCTAGAGGGTTCTGAAGG GGATGCATTTGATCAGCCCGAGCAAGATTTGCCTCATGCCGTCCATGTCACGCCAGCTGAACAGGAAGCTATTGAACGA CTGGAGGGAATGGGATTCGATAGAGCCCTAGTCATTGAGGCATTTTTGGCATGCGATCGCAATGAAGAATTGGCAGCCAATTACCTATTGGAGAATGCTGGAGATTTTGAGGATTGA
- the LOC126727457 gene encoding uncharacterized protein LOC126727457, whose product MWAASCLASCCAACACDACRTVVSGISRRSARIAYCGLFALSLMVSWILREVAAPLMEKLPWINHFHQTPNREWFETDAVLRVSLGNFLFFTILAVIMVGVKNQKDPRDSVHHGGWMMKVISWCILVILMFFLPNEIISFYESISKFGSGLFLLVQVVLLLDFVHGWNDKWVGFDEQFWYIALFVVSLVCYVGTFVFSGFLFYWFTPSGQDCGLNTFFIVMTLIFAFLFAIVALHPAVNGSILPASVLSLYCVYLCYSALASEPREYECNGLHKHSKAVSTGTLTLGLITTVLSVVYSAVRAGSSTTLLSPPSSPRAGSGKPLLPLDNKDEEKEEKEKSKPVSYSYSFFHLIFSLASMYSAMLLTGWSTSVGESGKLVDVGWPSVWVRIVTGWATAALFLWSLLAPILFPEREF is encoded by the exons ATGTGGGCAGCATCTTGCCTGGCGTCGTGCTGTGCGGCTTGCGCGTGTGACGCGTGCCGGACTGTGGTGTCTGGGATTAGCCGCCGCTCTGCTAGAATTGCATACTGTGGCCTCTTTGCACTTTCTCTCATGGTTTCGTGGATTCTCCGTGAGGTTGCTGCGCCTCTAATGGAAAAGCTCCCTT GGATTAATCATTTTCATCAGACACCTAACAGGGAGTGGTTCGAAACAGATGCTGTTCTGCGTGTTAGCTTGggaaattttctctttttcactaTTCTAGCAGTGATAATGGTTGGTGTGAAAAATCAGAAGGATCCTCGTGATAGTGTACACCATGGTGGATGGATGATGAAAGTCATTAGTTGGTGTATTTTGGTAATCTTGATGTTTTTCCTTCCGAATGAGATTATCAGCTTCTATG AATCAATATCAAAGTTTGGCTCTGGATTGTTTCTTCTTGTCCAAGTTGTGCTTTTGTTAGATTTTGTTCATGGATGGAATGACAAATGGGTCGGATTTGATGAGCAGTTCTG GTACATTGCCCTATTTGTTGTTTCGCTTGTTTGTTATGTGGGGACGTTTGTCTTCTCGGGATTCCTCTTCTATTGGTTCACACCATCTGGACAAGACTGTGGACTCAACACCTTCTTTATTGTCATGACCCTGATCTTTGCTTTTCTCTTTGCTATAGTTGCCCTGCACCCTGCT gTGAATGGAAGCATTTTGCCAGCTTCAGTTCTTTCTTTGTACTGCGTATACCTCTGCTACAGTGCACTTGCTAGTGAACCAAGGGAATATGAATGCAACGGTCTTCACAAGCATTCAAAAGCTGTTTCCACTGGCACTCTTACCCTGGGTCTGATTACTACAGTTCTTTCAGTTGTCTATTCTGCTGTCCGTGCTGGATCATCTACAACTTTGCTCTCCCCACCAAGTTCACCACGTGCAG GTTCAGGGAAGCCTCTGCTTCCATTGGACAACAAGGatgaagagaaggaagaaaaagagaagtccAAGCCAGTATCATATTCATATTCCTTCTTCCATCTCATTTTCTCCCTGGCCAGTATGTATTCAGCTATGCTTCTTACTGGGTGGTCCACTTCAGTTGGTGAGAGTGGGAAATTGGTCGATGTCGGTTGGCCTTCTGTTTGGGTCAGGATTGTGACTGGGTGGGCAACTGCAGCTCTGTTCCTCTGGTCACTGCTTGCTCCTATTCTGTTCCCAGAGAGGGAGTTCTGA
- the LOC126727456 gene encoding ACT domain-containing protein ACR11 isoform X1 — translation MAVAMASCALGAHLSNAILKASETRVSSGFFIRGAKCFSIFHQRKWLSSATTITPRASTSTVEDGKQDASQSESDTVPTPVVIIDQDSDPDATVVEITFGDRLGALLDTMNALKNLGLNVVKANVFLDSSGKHNKFAITRADTGRKVDDPELLEAIRLTIINNLIEYHPESSTQLAMGAAFGIVPPKQQVDVDIATRIRINDDGPNRSLLSVETADRPGLLVDLVKIITDINIAVQSGEFDTEGLLAKAKFHVSYRDKPISKPLQLVLANSLRYFLRRPFTEEASF, via the exons atgGCTGTAGCTATGGCTTCTTGTGCTCTCGGTGCTCACCTCAGTAATGCTATTCTGAAAGCCtctgaaactcgagtttcaagtGGGTTTTTCATCAGAGGCGCCAAATGTTTCTCCATTTTTCATCAGAGAAA ATGGCTATCTTCAGCCACTACAATCACTCCACGGGCATCGACTTCCACTGTGGAG GACGGCAAACAGGATGCAAGTCAGAGTGAAAGTGATACCGTTCCAACTCCAGTCGTTATTATCGACCAAGACTCTGATCCAGATGCGACTGTTGTGGAGATAACTTTTGGGGATCGGCTTGGAGCTCTTCTTGACACT ATGAATGCACTCAAAAATCTTGGACTCAATGTTGTTAAAGCAAATGTTTTCTTGGATTCTTCTGGGAAGCACAACAAGTTTGCCATCACTAGAGC TGACACAGGTAGAAAAGTAGATGATCCAGAGTTGCTTGAGGCAATTCGCTTGacaattataaacaatttgATAGAGTATCACCcg GAATCGAGTACCCAATTAGCAATGGGAGCAGCCTTTGGAATAGTGCCACCAAAACAACag GTTGATGTGGATATAGCAACCCGCATAAGAATCAATGATGATGGTCCTAACCGGAG TTTGCTTTCTGTGGAAACAGCTGATCGCCCGGGATTATTGGTGGATCTTGTAAAGATCATAACTGACATCAATATTGCCGTTCAATCAGGAGAATTTGACACTGAG GGGTTGTTGGCCAAGGCAAAGTTTCATGTTAGTTACAGGGATAAACCCATTAGCAAGCCTCTCCAGCTG GTTCTTGCTAATAGCTTGCGATACTTTTTGAGGCGTCCATTCACAGAGGAGGCAAGTTTTTGA
- the LOC126727456 gene encoding ACT domain-containing protein ACR11 isoform X2, whose translation MAVAMASCALGAHLSNAILKASETRVSSGFFIRGAKCFSIFHQRKWLSSATTITPRASTSTVEDGKQDASQSESDTVPTPVVIIDQDSDPDATVVEITFGDRLGALLDTMNALKNLGLNVVKANVFLDSSGKHNKFAITRADTGRKVDDPELLEAIRLTIINNLIEYHPESSTQLAMGAAFGIVPPKQQVDVDIATRIRINDDGPNRSLLSVETADRPGLLVDLVKIITDINIAVQSGEFDTEGLLAKAKFHVSYRDKPISKPLQLVLANSLRYFLRHPFTEEASF comes from the exons atgGCTGTAGCTATGGCTTCTTGTGCTCTCGGTGCTCACCTCAGTAATGCTATTCTGAAAGCCtctgaaactcgagtttcaagtGGGTTTTTCATCAGAGGCGCCAAATGTTTCTCCATTTTTCATCAGAGAAA ATGGCTATCTTCAGCCACTACAATCACTCCACGGGCATCGACTTCCACTGTGGAG GACGGCAAACAGGATGCAAGTCAGAGTGAAAGTGATACCGTTCCAACTCCAGTCGTTATTATCGACCAAGACTCTGATCCAGATGCGACTGTTGTGGAGATAACTTTTGGGGATCGGCTTGGAGCTCTTCTTGACACT ATGAATGCACTCAAAAATCTTGGACTCAATGTTGTTAAAGCAAATGTTTTCTTGGATTCTTCTGGGAAGCACAACAAGTTTGCCATCACTAGAGC TGACACAGGTAGAAAAGTAGATGATCCAGAGTTGCTTGAGGCAATTCGCTTGacaattataaacaatttgATAGAGTATCACCcg GAATCGAGTACCCAATTAGCAATGGGAGCAGCCTTTGGAATAGTGCCACCAAAACAACag GTTGATGTGGATATAGCAACCCGCATAAGAATCAATGATGATGGTCCTAACCGGAG TTTGCTTTCTGTGGAAACAGCTGATCGCCCGGGATTATTGGTGGATCTTGTAAAGATCATAACTGACATCAATATTGCCGTTCAATCAGGAGAATTTGACACTGAG GGGTTGTTGGCCAAGGCAAAGTTTCATGTTAGTTACAGGGATAAACCCATTAGCAAGCCTCTCCAGCTG GTTCTTGCTAATAGCTTGCGATACTTTTTGAGGCATCCATTCACAGAGGAGGCAAGTTTTTGA